The Toxorhynchites rutilus septentrionalis strain SRP chromosome 1, ASM2978413v1, whole genome shotgun sequence genome contains the following window.
taattttcgagttatgcagaaatgtccttcatttgtatggggggtggagtgtttaaccaccgtaaaaacacatattgcaccctaaaacctccacatgacatcccccctcccttagagaggggggaggggtctcgaaccatttgttgccatttagaaggtaacttcattatcccccccttataaaaccccccctccttatttgcaaatcCGATCCGAGCTcctgtagcttctggcgggtcatcaaagatgtgtgaggccgagcgttgtcctggtggaaactAACACCACtccagcaaaaccttcctggccgtcaattcgGGCTTGACGATGGTTTGggtcggctcaccgcgcttcgatcacgacttttttcgctttaggttgtcgtacgtgatccacttttcatcaccagtcaccatcttcttcaaaaatgggtcgagttcgttccgtttcagcagtgcatcgcaggcgttgattcggtctaaaagattttttttgcgtcaactcgtgtggcatccATACATTCAGCTTTTTTGTTAGAAtccaatatacgacatttctttttccccaacccaatatatactagctgacccggcaaacttcgtcttgcctaaaatttgttttttgttatcaataccttcaaacatttacaAACCTTCAACATTCACGAGTCTAAcctctatagaaacatttattgcaccctaaaacctccatatgccaaatttggtttcattcgctttattaattctcgagtaatgtagaaattagtgtttaatttgtatggcagcccccccccccttagagaaggaggaggggtctcaaactatcacgaaaaccttccccggctccaaaaatccctgcataccaattttcatgttaatcCGTtcggtagtttccgagtccgtaagaatcagacagacagacagtcacaaatccatttatatatatatatatatatatatatatatatatatatatatatatatatatatatgcaaaaCGCAAAAGAATTTCCCAAGAATTCCTAAAGCTAAGGTTGtttattctatacggatacaggataattttcattcataattcattcatttaatttcaccCGAAAATCCACCATCATTTTCtacttcatgcttgctctcacaagctcTCTCTCGCAAGTTTCTCTCGCgcaaaacccagggcctatctcttccCATGTGCTCGgatgatgccaacatggctgcctatgagagatctggaaaaataccacctcacagtgtcgacgtctggtggcaacagatccaacaTGTGACTTGTGAGGCAAATTACTCTCTaacagactagcaggcccgaaggcactttcaaattgttgaagattgaatgaaaatttttactccatGTTATTGGATTACTTCAAACACATATTCCTGACCCTTGCCTAACCATTGGTCTCTGGTACATTGCGTGCTTTTTTAACTAGAACTTATCGTTATAATATACAgccataatcagacacaattttcgtggaattttttttcacaatttgcaaacaaacgtgctaccctattacgtAGAATGCATATCGGATACGGAAAAGTGAATTTCCATTcatcattttgattttgaaagagtgtttattccacctgaaaatacatgatcattttcgctgacacaatgacgtagcacacgaagctcaatgcctcgctctcacacgcactctccgtttctctcagccagcctctcagtggcacacgatccaagggtgctcacacactgtttggccgaagccaaatatttgactgttttttcggtacatggttaggttacctcaaatatttcagtcaatgttcgatgtttgccaatatcgATAATTAAagtgtgacaaacaaaatagtgtttttgtgccacattcaaaccaaactttatctgtgtgcacgaaatgtgtaatatttgagctcCGGAcagacagtgtacggccaccttaacttaacttttcgctgacacaatgacgaagcatacgaagctcaatgccgtcagcgcgaatgctcgctctcacacgcacacacattcaACCGTACTATAGGAGAGCAGCTGCGTTggccctttcctgcttctgcgcacgatacggtgttCTACGTTCCAATCagtcactgtgaatgtcagccagTGAAAAGCAGCGGGTTGTTGTCCGTCTCCATAGacggaccatagacggaatgctgCTGACTGCAGATTGCGCATAATATTACTACTCCCTGGCATAGAGTTTCAAGATTCATTTAAGATTATTTCTACTTTTGCTCTTATGTTAgaaaatgatgaatgatgattAGGGTATTCCGTATCCAAAtagtattctattcaaatgaaaaggtggtggaaatatctcatacgaaaattgttttcaaagacaactttatattataatgcaaAGTTTCAGTAACGTTGTTGGTTATGTACAGGCAAATATGGTTAAATAAATGGTCAcacatacgtgtttcaagtaattaaattacATGATGTAAACAttctcattcaggttttaacatttgaaaactggcttcgtgtcttctgatatgatagagcttactacactaacgagttacgGAGCCCAGTTATATGATGGATGTGGTCCCTGTTGTtcgttccactgtcatcgcgaatacgcgctggctggctggctggctagctatcaggagttcagactagcatgtagcaacttcgcaccgcattctaagtcactcgcttagccactcaattcacTCAGGAgagcagcgagtgagtaatgAAAAGAGAGGAGAGCAATAATGCATACAAagaaagccaccgccgccattttaccacatctccgCCACATCCCAccacagccattttacatttagccatacagccattttacatttggtctttactagagatgtgcatatttgactcTTACCAGCTGACTAAATCCTGTCTGcattctgggcgaatactcataAATAGCAACAGGAAGCTTGTTCTGAGTTTTTGGTTAATTTTACTGTAAACCCTATAACATTATGTCtgacaattgattttatattataatacaagaagaaagaaaaaaaaaaaaacaaaaacaaaaaacaaaaacaccaacaccaacccaaaagtcaaaggtagatgtcgacgcTGTATGATACTGTACATTACGAACGTTACGAGAATTTGGAAATGACCCGGGAAAACCGGGAATTTTATAATGTTGGAATCAAACACTCGTGTCTATATTTAAAATCAGTATTGTACTGTGTTTTTCGTTTGCTCTGTACATGGAATCAGTTGTATTAGTTCAAGGCGTTATACGCTTTCTCTCATCTCACAAATACTTGAAGCAACGGAGCAGATAATGGTGTCAACTCATTGAAATgaatagggctcttgctacacatacatgcagagcatgtgttgggcacacattcgcttgtttacattcgtagtgtctatgcagcagaagcggatttttatcaatcggcgttcttgtagatgatttaaatagagTTACGGTCATTCTAATAGTGCATAGagctaacatgaactttgtgaaacagttaggcaagctattttatgaacaagagtttttgtgtaacgcatattatttagtttactagcacctatttcgcgatgttcattgagcgactcTCCCATTAGATTGGAAtcgaaaaattggcagaaaaaggattatcaacattttcgcacctagatcaaagtcacagagtctcgagctcacgtttgaatgcttccttgtatttccatgaattggtcaatcgatggattttttccgtttccgataaattttcttataaacgtatttagcttctccgcagagcattcgggtactcggaaatcatatctgagaGTTGGTTGATATTTCAGGCTGAAAATgtccttaatttcaacataatcaactgcttttttggcggaactagccgccgattaaggatatctgcacacgaatattcattatagtttatTCTTTCACGAGACCAGCAAAAAGCTTAAAACCTAAATGGGagcacacttcacctaatccggctatacaatcgcaatgtgcagtttgcactatttctgtgaaaatttttgaataatcaatctgcttccattgatatgaatcatggccaaaacagaaatttctatttttccccgtgtgtatggctttgacgctaaaagtaaatatttttatgtgaagaaacatatattcgcatgttattcatatagattagcgcgtaatctttataactatttcgctaaaataattatttaaacaaagctcaatcttgtcgctCCATATAATTCCTATGGAGCGAtcacttttgcctgcccaacagatcactaatacatatgcacgctgcaagcgccctatggatgttttgtttttctctcaTTTGACCTTTCCATTCATTCGCATCGCGCTACGCAGCTGATTCATTGTGAGCGCCAATCTAACGTCAAAACATTCATACCAACTCACTTCACAAGGTTGGCATTTGATGTAATCTTGTCTGTGTGCGTTTTATAGTTATGTACTGGATTGGCGTTATATACAGATGCATTGACTAGCATCGATTTGCGGCCATTTTGATTTTCCATTCATTTCAAGAGGTTCGTTCAGTGATTCAGTTGTGTTAAGTTTGCTCGagataatttttggaaatttttgagAAATGTCAACCAAATTTTCTACACGCTATAACGAACAGTTTCCGTGGTCCGCAGCGGATCCGAAAGACCCGAAATGTGCTCGTTGCACATGGTGCAATAAATCTctcaaaattgattttatgGGCCGTGGTGCATTGCTCAGCCATGAGAAGTCGAAAACCCACCAGCAGCAGATTGTGATTCGCAGAACTAATTTGCCTATTAATTTTTCTGGCAAAAAAGGTATAATTAATGTATAATCAATaaatatttatgtttaataattaaatgaaatttatttctAGATAACAAACGGAAAGAATCTATTGAAAAAGACGGACGTGCCATACTTCATCCTGAGCCTAGCAATTCCTCCAGTGCGCCGGCTCCGATTGCTGAGCAGTCATCCCGGACTACTGAAGCCGTTATGTCTAAACTCTTAGTCTCAGAACAAGTTACGACAGCTGAGATACTGTGGACTATGGCATGCGTTTACTAGCACATTTCATTACGCGGTGCCGGAGAGTGCGCTGCGCTATTCAAATTAATGTTTCCGGACAGCGTTATTGCGGAAAAGGTAACCCTCGGAAGAACCAAGGTAGGCTATCTAGTGAACTACGGATTGGCACCATATTTCACAAAGAAGTTGCTGAAAACTACTAGATGTCGAAGAAATAGTACTCGGGTTTGATGAAACGTTGAATAAAGTCTCACAGAAGCAGCAGATGGACATTTGTGTTCGGTTTTGGAACAAGGAATCCAATCAGGTGGACACGCGATACGTTGGTTCAGCTTTCTTGTCTTCTACAAGAGCGGTGGATCTCCTCAGTGCACTGAAAAGTTGTTTCAAAACTGAGCCATCCATACTGCTGAAAACAACCCAAATGTCCATGGACGGCCCACATGTTAATTGGAAGTTGTTCTATGATCTTTCAGCTGATATTCAGCAGCAAAATTCTAAGCAAATTTTGAATCTTGGAATTTGTGGCTTGCACGTAGTGCACAACTCGTTCAAGGCCGGAATGAAAGATACTAAGTGGAACATTCAGGGCTTTCTGATATCACTCTACTGTGTTCTGAAGGACATTCCGTTCAGATTTTGCAGCGGTAGCAAAGACAAGCATCCTACCCCTAAAATACTGCGGTGTGCGGTGGGTGGAAAACCGGAGTGTGGCTGAACGTGCCTTGAAAATGCTGCCCGGCTTACGTAGATACATTAAAGCTGTGAAAATTCAGCAGGAAAAACGTATGAAAGAATCGGATCCGAACTACAAACGAAGCTTTCCAGCTGTTTACGAGACTAATCATTTTTTCTGTATTGACAAATGCATTAatcgatcatttgtttgaaactaAGCTGAGCTTTTTCATTCAAGCAGCATCAGCTATTGAACCCTTCTCAACCGCTTtccaatcggacaaaccaatggCACCGCTTTTGTTCGAAgaactcatttgtttgattaaaccTGTCATGCAAAAATGTCTAAAAGCGGAATGCCTCAACGTAAAAACTAACTCGCTGATTGAAGTTCCACTGACTGAAGACAACTTGTTACCTGCGGCAAAAATGGATCTAGGATTTGCTGCCAAGGCTGCTATTAAGAACGAGTTTGCGAAAGGAAAAATTCCTGACAAGGATCTTCTGTTTTTGCGCATGGAATGTCGTTCTTACTACGTTGGATTTCTCAAGAAGATGTTCAATCGTTCACCATTATCGTACCCACTGACCAGATAAGTTTCGTGCCTCAGTCCCAGTGTTGTATTGAGTTCAATGGATGTTTACAAAAAGCGACTAGAATATTGCCTTGATGCCTTCGTCCAGAAAAACCATTTGACTGGATTTACTGCTGAGAAGATAAAAAATGAGTTTGATGTCCTCTCCGAAACAAAATCTTTTAAGCCGTTGCTATCTGCATGGCGGGTAGATGACCGACTAGATAACTTTTGGTGGCATGTGATTTCAAGCTGCGGCAAAGATTTACCAAATCTGGAAACTTTCATcaaaaaagttttaattttgTCTCATGGGAATGCGGCACTCGAAAGAGGCTTCTCTATTAATAAAGAATGCCTATGGGAAAACTTATTATATGAAAGCTTAGTAGCACAGAGGACCGTGTATGATGCAGTCAGCGTGGCTGGCGGTGTAACCATAGTAAGCATCGACAAAAGCCTTATTTTGAGTGCCCGTAACGCCTATGCACGATACAAAGACGCGTTGGAAGCGAAGCGTCGGGAAGGAGCAGAAGAAGACACGAAAAAGGCGAAGAAGCGAGAAATGGATGACCGAGTTAAAGAGCTAACTGCGAAAAAAGCAAGGTTGCTGGCCGATACTGAAAAGGAGGCAGCGATTATTGACGAACAGATTAAAGATTTGGCAGAATAAGTTAATAAGGTAAAGTTTTATATATCGCAGTTCATttacattacatttttttttactattttgcattttatttttgtaatacCCTGCATTTTGTTTCAGGTCCGGTTCTCATTTAATTATTCTACATTTGTGCAGAGGAAAAATCATGGAAAGTTTTCATACCATTGGCATACAGACAAAACCAcaacaaaaatgtatttttttttagtaaataaaCAATGTTGAACTTATTTATCACTGCGTTTTAAAACCGGGAATATCATCAATTTTTAACCCAATTTTTAAGTACCAACAGAGATATTCAGATTTGGCCCCAAGAGAAGATGATTCGTTCGTTGAATGTTCGTTCGGTTCacaacacggtccccatgaaggatctTAGAATTTCCTCACTCTTGGCAAAGATAACCATGATAAGCACAGTGATGCACAGTGAGTGGTGAGAGCGGTCCTGAGGGAAACCCAATAACATGAATGGAGGTCAAGAGGAAGATGAACGAACTTTATGACTTCATGAAGGATTAAATAGGGCTTTATTCCAGAAAACAATACGagaagacgagcgctcgtctcgtttgttttcatattccagaagccgagctcgaccaAAGAATCATTCGAATcgtgtcttcacaatcatattgaaCAAAAAGAAGAATTTATGTCTCAATTTCTGAGATATTTCATGTTCAGAATGTGGTACAACGAAGCTCGTCATATGTCTACGGTTTGAAGTTTAGTGGTTAGGCAATAACGATAGTTAGTCGCACACCGTGCCGAGGGTTAAAACTCAAGGGTTTACACAGGCGAGCAGTATAACAGCGCAACAGCACAAGCTAGGCTTTTGAAGCTTTATTTTCTTACAATAAAAAAGTGATGCTTTTATTCTTCGTCGGCAACAAGGTGGATGGCGTACCGGTAGATGAAGTGATAATTCAATCCTATAACAAGACAACGAATGCCAGCGATTCATTCCACTACCAAAAATCCGTTGATTACTTGACCACGCAGCGGCTCGACAGTTTGACCGGTTATGTCTACCAAAAAAATTACTTCATAATTTTAAGCAGTACCAACTATggcatataatttttgtttgggAAGTTTGAAACGAGGAATTCTGAAAGATGTTTCTCAACgatgaaatgacgattttataTCTGACTAACTGAAGAAACTATGCGCATTCAAATTCTTATCATACTCTTTGCCTTTGATAGAGCGGAATCCTATCGGTCATCGTGGACGCCTTCAACGACAAGAGCATCTCGGACGCCCTGTTGGTCCCCGTTTCGATCAACTACGAGAAGCTTGTGGATGGAAATTTCGTTCGGGAACAGCTGGGACAGAAGAAGGTACCGGAGAGCTTCTCTTCCGCCGTCTCCGCGATTGTGAACGTCCTCAAGGCACGATACGGCCTCATGCGAATCGACTTCAACGAGCCATTTTCGCTAAGTGAGCTGGTAAAGTCGCTGAGAAGCACCACGGAGCTGCAATACAGTTTCAATCCTGAAATGAGGTTGGTGTTACTTACTCACATTGTGACACCTTCTGTGAATacttctttttttcttcttcattgTAGGAGTCTACAGCACAAACCATCGTCGTCGTCCCTCTTCGGTACCGACGTTGTCCAGGAGGATCAAGAACTGCGGACACTGGTTGAAAAAATCGCACGGCATGTCGTGTACGACTGTGCCAAGGCAACATCCGTCATGACCACCAATGCGCTTGCTTTCCTATTGCTCAATCGTTTCCGAGATGGTGCGCCACTGTCCATTCTCACCGAAGCGCTGGACGAACTGCGAGACATTCTCAGTTCGAGTTCTCGTGACCTTGGCTTCACGGGAACCTCCGAAGACGTTATCAGGTACGCAGTCGATATACTCGGGCCTGGTTTAGTTACAATTGAGAAACGAGGCGTACAGCAGTTCGTCAAACCGATCACGATCGTTCCGAACGTGATTGAACTCTCGTACTACTCAAATAGCTTGGCGCCACATTTCGCACTGGATTCAGTGCTGATTACATGTGCGGTTTTGATGAAACGGGAAGCGGAACAGAAATTACTCGAACAGAAACTGCCCACCGAGGAAGTTAGCGTTGGCCGACAGCACTTGTTCGACACGAGCATGGATCTCTGCGATCTGCTGATGTATGAGTTCATCCTATCCAAACCCTGCCAGAAATTAGAAACGCTACTGCAGGACAGTTTCGATCAGCTGTGTATGCGGGACCTTTTAGCCCAACAGGAGGTAAGCAAAATTTGGTAGATGAAAAATTGTGTGAATTATTCGCTCCTTCCACAGATCGAATACACCGAAGAGGAACACATTGCTCGTCGTCTGGCGGCCCGACTGGAATTGGAGGACCTGGATGATGGCGTCAGCGAAGACGACTACTTCAGCGATAGCGCGTCCAACAACGGTCACCAACAGCAACGGGTGGTAGACGATATTCCAGTGTACCTGCCCGCCGAGAAGCACTGCGATCGGATAGTGCTGCAATCGGTGCTGGCTCCATTCACCAGCTCCTACGCGGCTGTTGTGTTTTGCCTCAACAAATTGGTGGGAGGAAACTCGATGGTCGAAGCGGAATTCATCAAGCTGTGCATCAAGGAGATTACGACCCGGGTGGAGCTCGGCGAATGCAAATACGGTAAGTGTCGTTAGGATGGCAGTAGTTCATGAAACGAtcattaacatttttttcacatcGCAAAACAGGAGAGAGCATATCGATCGATTCGGTCCGGAATTGCCTGAAAGTGCTGGAGAAGCGGTCCAATATTGAGATTACGAACAACAGCGGTGTCCGAATCGTTTCCCTGGCAGCGGAATTTGACTCCACGGCGGAAGTACTGAGCATAATACAATCAGTGGAAAAGTTTGTACCGATTTAGTTTCGCCCACCACTGTTCGATTATTGAGTTTAATTCCAAGAAAACGAAAGACTGTTTTGTGTGAGAAAAACGCGAACGTTTTTCGATCGAGGAGAATAAACACGTAAAAATGCAGTTACTTTGTGTTTGGGGTGTGGCTTGTGAGACGTAGGCATTTGTTTTCCTTAGTCTAAGTATGTGATTGAAGGCtggaacacacacacacatacacgcacacgGGATCGATTTAAAGTACCGGCCCAGTGGGCGCTAAAATGTGCAAACTATGCGCGTTATTAACTATTAATATAGATATTACGTCGTTGTAAACGAACCACGACCTAGATTGTACTGTTTTGTTTGATGGAGAggaaaatatttacaaaaaaaaaacaagttcctCATTTTTTAGGAGCAAACACAGCACCGATGAGTTAGAagagaaacttttttttctaatgttaGAAGACGCACAGTAGAGTTTaactgaaaaatatatattagaataaaaaatatcaatccAAGCTGTCAGTGCAGTGAAAATATCACTTCCGCTATGTATTAGTTCAAAGGTTAGATCTGTGTTCAgccagtgttgtaaacggttgACATTTTTAGTGACCATCGCATACTACCCTTGCGCGaaaattacggctcaatatGTACTGTGATCGTGACCAATAATGTATTGATCGGCTTCAA
Protein-coding sequences here:
- the LOC129762524 gene encoding glycerol-3-phosphate acyltransferase 1, mitochondrial isoform X1 → MVGIIEVLLFLAIVGYFFNKSRGTEMVDIISNRVQEAYGSFRLPGMFSLGTTQTVDGSWFSTYTMLKRFGEQKKRQRLVDKDNDRKMRENSLYQLKEVPTQRIQLDAAPLPGPACRFCSPKESQQQLDQEDRRRSAVDILRVTSHAGLRTNSSSLDWGVWCPHLAQTARVTKFDYPQVAGAVMSDERVQHALETAAKESVDEKRQELGTSESDDTFDEDRFYNETMRKNQKRAQKILIGMRSKLSDFVLRITSWVLYKLLPCFISGVAAHPGQVEMIKRAIEKNPDAPLIFLPLHRSHLDYIMVSFILLNNDIKCPLVAGGNNMNIPLFGSILRYDGAFFIKRKIDPLTGKKDHVYRAILHTYLQKCLTAGHNVEFFIEGGRTRTGKPCMPKSGILSVIVDAFNDKSISDALLVPVSINYEKLVDGNFVREQLGQKKVPESFSSAVSAIVNVLKARYGLMRIDFNEPFSLSELVKSLRSTTELQYSFNPEMRSLQHKPSSSSLFGTDVVQEDQELRTLVEKIARHVVYDCAKATSVMTTNALAFLLLNRFRDGAPLSILTEALDELRDILSSSSRDLGFTGTSEDVIRYAVDILGPGLVTIEKRGVQQFVKPITIVPNVIELSYYSNSLAPHFALDSVLITCAVLMKREAEQKLLEQKLPTEEVSVGRQHLFDTSMDLCDLLMYEFILSKPCQKLETLLQDSFDQLCMRDLLAQQEIEYTEEEHIARRLAARLELEDLDDGVSEDDYFSDSASNNGHQQQRVVDDIPVYLPAEKHCDRIVLQSVLAPFTSSYAAVVFCLNKLVGGNSMVEAEFIKLCIKEITTRVELGECKYGESISIDSVRNCLKVLEKRSNIEITNNSGVRIVSLAAEFDSTAEVLSIIQSVEKFVPI
- the LOC129762524 gene encoding glycerol-3-phosphate acyltransferase 1, mitochondrial isoform X3, encoding MVDIISNRVQEAYGSFRLPGMFSLGTTQTVDGSWFSTYTMLKRFGEQKKRQRLVDKDNDRKMRENSLYQLKEVPTQRIQLDAAPLPGPACRFCSPKESQQQLDQEDRRRSAVDILRVTSHAGLRTNSSSLDWGVWCPHLAQTARVTKFDYPQVAGAVMSDERVQHALETAAKESVDEKRQELGTSESDDTFDEDRFYNETMRKNQKRAQKILIGMRSKLSDFVLRITSWVLYKLLPCFISGVAAHPGQVEMIKRAIEKNPDAPLIFLPLHRSHLDYIMVSFILLNNDIKCPLVAGGNNMNIPLFGSILRYDGAFFIKRKIDPLTGKKDHVYRAILHTYLQKCLTAGHNVEFFIEGGRTRTGKPCMPKSGILSVIVDAFNDKSISDALLVPVSINYEKLVDGNFVREQLGQKKVPESFSSAVSAIVNVLKARYGLMRIDFNEPFSLSELVKSLRSTTELQYSFNPEMRSLQHKPSSSSLFGTDVVQEDQELRTLVEKIARHVVYDCAKATSVMTTNALAFLLLNRFRDGAPLSILTEALDELRDILSSSSRDLGFTGTSEDVIRYAVDILGPGLVTIEKRGVQQFVKPITIVPNVIELSYYSNSLAPHFALDSVLITCAVLMKREAEQKLLEQKLPTEEVSVGRQHLFDTSMDLCDLLMYEFILSKPCQKLETLLQDSFDQLCMRDLLAQQEIEYTEEEHIARRLAARLELEDLDDGVSEDDYFSDSASNNGHQQQRVVDDIPVYLPAEKHCDRIVLQSVLAPFTSSYAAVVFCLNKLVGGNSMVEAEFIKLCIKEITTRVELGECKYGESISIDSVRNCLKVLEKRSNIEITNNSGVRIVSLAAEFDSTAEVLSIIQSVEKFVPI
- the LOC129762524 gene encoding glycerol-3-phosphate acyltransferase 1, mitochondrial isoform X4, with product MVGIIEVLLFLAIVGYFFNKSRGTEMVDIISNRVQEAYGSFRLPGMFSLGTTQTVDGSWFSTYTMLKRFGEQKKRQRLVDKDNDRKQQQLDQEDRRRSAVDILRVTSHAGLRTNSSSLDWGVWCPHLAQTARVTKFDYPQVAGAVMSDERVQHALETAAKESVDEKRQELGTSESDDTFDEDRFYNETMRKNQKRAQKILIGMRSKLSDFVLRITSWVLYKLLPCFISGVAAHPGQVEMIKRAIEKNPDAPLIFLPLHRSHLDYIMVSFILLNNDIKCPLVAGGNNMNIPLFGSILRYDGAFFIKRKIDPLTGKKDHVYRAILHTYLQKCLTAGHNVEFFIEGGRTRTGKPCMPKSGILSVIVDAFNDKSISDALLVPVSINYEKLVDGNFVREQLGQKKVPESFSSAVSAIVNVLKARYGLMRIDFNEPFSLSELVKSLRSTTELQYSFNPEMRSLQHKPSSSSLFGTDVVQEDQELRTLVEKIARHVVYDCAKATSVMTTNALAFLLLNRFRDGAPLSILTEALDELRDILSSSSRDLGFTGTSEDVIRYAVDILGPGLVTIEKRGVQQFVKPITIVPNVIELSYYSNSLAPHFALDSVLITCAVLMKREAEQKLLEQKLPTEEVSVGRQHLFDTSMDLCDLLMYEFILSKPCQKLETLLQDSFDQLCMRDLLAQQEIEYTEEEHIARRLAARLELEDLDDGVSEDDYFSDSASNNGHQQQRVVDDIPVYLPAEKHCDRIVLQSVLAPFTSSYAAVVFCLNKLVGGNSMVEAEFIKLCIKEITTRVELGECKYGESISIDSVRNCLKVLEKRSNIEITNNSGVRIVSLAAEFDSTAEVLSIIQSVEKFVPI
- the LOC129762524 gene encoding glycerol-3-phosphate acyltransferase 1, mitochondrial isoform X5, which produces MVQKSRINSDRIYHLNKRQQQLDQEDRRRSAVDILRVTSHAGLRTNSSSLDWGVWCPHLAQTARVTKFDYPQVAGAVMSDERVQHALETAAKESVDEKRQELGTSESDDTFDEDRFYNETMRKNQKRAQKILIGMRSKLSDFVLRITSWVLYKLLPCFISGVAAHPGQVEMIKRAIEKNPDAPLIFLPLHRSHLDYIMVSFILLNNDIKCPLVAGGNNMNIPLFGSILRYDGAFFIKRKIDPLTGKKDHVYRAILHTYLQKCLTAGHNVEFFIEGGRTRTGKPCMPKSGILSVIVDAFNDKSISDALLVPVSINYEKLVDGNFVREQLGQKKVPESFSSAVSAIVNVLKARYGLMRIDFNEPFSLSELVKSLRSTTELQYSFNPEMRSLQHKPSSSSLFGTDVVQEDQELRTLVEKIARHVVYDCAKATSVMTTNALAFLLLNRFRDGAPLSILTEALDELRDILSSSSRDLGFTGTSEDVIRYAVDILGPGLVTIEKRGVQQFVKPITIVPNVIELSYYSNSLAPHFALDSVLITCAVLMKREAEQKLLEQKLPTEEVSVGRQHLFDTSMDLCDLLMYEFILSKPCQKLETLLQDSFDQLCMRDLLAQQEIEYTEEEHIARRLAARLELEDLDDGVSEDDYFSDSASNNGHQQQRVVDDIPVYLPAEKHCDRIVLQSVLAPFTSSYAAVVFCLNKLVGGNSMVEAEFIKLCIKEITTRVELGECKYGESISIDSVRNCLKVLEKRSNIEITNNSGVRIVSLAAEFDSTAEVLSIIQSVEKFVPI
- the LOC129762524 gene encoding glycerol-3-phosphate acyltransferase 1, mitochondrial isoform X2 encodes the protein MLKRALARVFCEGGTEMVDIISNRVQEAYGSFRLPGMFSLGTTQTVDGSWFSTYTMLKRFGEQKKRQRLVDKDNDRKMRENSLYQLKEVPTQRIQLDAAPLPGPACRFCSPKESQQQLDQEDRRRSAVDILRVTSHAGLRTNSSSLDWGVWCPHLAQTARVTKFDYPQVAGAVMSDERVQHALETAAKESVDEKRQELGTSESDDTFDEDRFYNETMRKNQKRAQKILIGMRSKLSDFVLRITSWVLYKLLPCFISGVAAHPGQVEMIKRAIEKNPDAPLIFLPLHRSHLDYIMVSFILLNNDIKCPLVAGGNNMNIPLFGSILRYDGAFFIKRKIDPLTGKKDHVYRAILHTYLQKCLTAGHNVEFFIEGGRTRTGKPCMPKSGILSVIVDAFNDKSISDALLVPVSINYEKLVDGNFVREQLGQKKVPESFSSAVSAIVNVLKARYGLMRIDFNEPFSLSELVKSLRSTTELQYSFNPEMRSLQHKPSSSSLFGTDVVQEDQELRTLVEKIARHVVYDCAKATSVMTTNALAFLLLNRFRDGAPLSILTEALDELRDILSSSSRDLGFTGTSEDVIRYAVDILGPGLVTIEKRGVQQFVKPITIVPNVIELSYYSNSLAPHFALDSVLITCAVLMKREAEQKLLEQKLPTEEVSVGRQHLFDTSMDLCDLLMYEFILSKPCQKLETLLQDSFDQLCMRDLLAQQEIEYTEEEHIARRLAARLELEDLDDGVSEDDYFSDSASNNGHQQQRVVDDIPVYLPAEKHCDRIVLQSVLAPFTSSYAAVVFCLNKLVGGNSMVEAEFIKLCIKEITTRVELGECKYGESISIDSVRNCLKVLEKRSNIEITNNSGVRIVSLAAEFDSTAEVLSIIQSVEKFVPI